In Lewinella sp. 4G2, the sequence CCTTGTGCTTGTAGCCTTCCACTTCGATTAGGACGAATACGGCCCGGTAACCATCGGGTAACTTGGCGATAGCTTTTTCGAGGTACTCGGTATCGAGGGCGGAGGTGCCCCAGTCAAGTTCTTCGTCCGCGTGGTTGAGCGGCAGGTCCTCCATGATCTTGCGGCTCCGCAATTTGTTGAGGGCCGTGCGCACGATGACGACCTTCATCCAAGCACCCACCGTAGAATCGCCGCGGAACGTATCCAGCTTCTGGAAGACCTTGAGGAAGCCTTCCTGCAGGGCGTCGTTGGCGGAATCAAAATCGCCGCAGATCCGGTAGCAGGCCGTGTACATCGCCCGGGAGTAGCGGTCGTAGAGTTCTTTTTGCGCGCGCCGGTCCTGGCGGCGGCAGGCGGCAACGAGTTCTTTTTCAGTCATGCGGGCCGGGGTCGGTGCGGAAAACGTCGGGCCGCGGTTTACGGAAAGCTTCATGTCAACGTGGAGTGTAAGGTAAGGAGGTGGGCCCTCCTTTAACGGTTGGTTGGTGGGGTTGATTATTTTGGGGGCCGCCACCTTTAAACCAAGCCGGACGCTCGCGGGACCTCCTGCGTCGGACGCCACGAGGACCTGCAGATTTCGGTAGCTGAATAATTCTCTCGACTCTTATAGCTCCTCGTAGCGTCGATTCTATTGTAGCGC encodes:
- a CDS encoding RNA polymerase sigma factor; its protein translation is MKLSVNRGPTFSAPTPARMTEKELVAACRRQDRRAQKELYDRYSRAMYTACYRICGDFDSANDALQEGFLKVFQKLDTFRGDSTVGAWMKVVIVRTALNKLRSRKIMEDLPLNHADEELDWGTSALDTEYLEKAIAKLPDGYRAVFVLIEVEGYKHKEVAEMLNITTGTSKSQLFYAKKKLREYLRHYV